CACGGCCACGCCTGGAAAGGGTGTTGCTGAGCGAGACGCATCAATTCTGTCGTATTGGGCCAACCAGCGTCGCTGATCATTACCCACAGTACCGTTATGACTATGGGGGAGAAAAGAAAGGCGACCGCAAAAAGGATCAGGTGTGTTGCGGGGAACACCCATAACGCGCCGAAGCACGCCAGTACCACGACCCCCGAAACTCTGCGTTGCCGGCTGCGCCGCTGACTGCTCCGCAGAATGTCCATGACGCCTGGAATATCGGCCGCCCGTCCGGCCGATACCTGGTAGCCGTACTCCTCAGCGAGCATCACGTCCCCCTCATGCCCCGATGTCCATCGCCCAGGACTCATGATGGCGTGCCGTACGCCGTCGGGGTAAGAGGATCGGTACGCCTTTGATCCCGCAGCCACTGAGGCTTTCCAGTCTCAGCTCGAGGCGTTGCACTGGCGGGTCCGGTCAGTGCGATGATCCGAGCCAAGCGCACCCGCAGACCCACCGTGGGCGCACCGCCGCGGCGCGATGCGCTTGGGCCATGACCGGCCTGCCGGAGAGCGCCAAATGCTTCCGGCCCCCACGACATCGTCGTGAGGGCCGGAAGTTGGTAGCGGGGACAGGATTTGAACCTGCGACCTCTGGGTTATGAGCCCAGCGAGCTACCGAGCTGCTCCACCCCGCGTCGTGATGTCCACTCTACGGCATCCGCTGACCCATCCAGCACCACGGCCCTGAGCCGCCCGGGCGGCACCGTGCGCGCCCAGGGCCCATGGGTGCGTCGTTCTCCCGCCTGCCGCACTCGGCCTTCCCCACGCGCTGGTCGAGCGGGTGGCGGCGACTCTTCGCCGGCTCAGCGCGCGGTCGGCCGTACTTGCTCTGGCGACAGCGAGCGGCTCACCGGTCCATGGTCGGCTCCGGAGGCATCCCGGGCTGCGGCAGGACGGACCGCACCGACTCCGGAGACCGTCCCAGCACTGCTGTGCCGTCGTCGGCGGTGATGATCGGCCGCTGGATCAACTCGGGGTGGGCGGCCAGCGCCTCGATCCAACGGATGCGGTCCGCCGGATCGCGCGTCCATCCCGCGAGGCCCAGTTCGGCCGCTGCCGGCTCACCGGTGCGCGTGATGTCCCACGGCTCCAGCGTCAGGCGCCGCAGGACCGCGTCGAGCTCTTCCGCGGTCGGCGGGTCTTCCAGGTAGTACCGCACTGTGTACTGCGCGTCCTCCTCGTCCAGCAGCGACAGCGCGGACTGGCACTTGGAGCAGGCGGGGTTGATCCAGATTTCCATGATGTCGGTCCTTCGGTTCCGTTCGGGCAAAGCAGCGTCCCGCAGGGGCGTGCAGGTGTGTTCGGCTTCGATGATGACGCCCAGCCCCTGGGGCGTCACCGTCGGCGGGAAGCCTCCACACCGGAATCGGTGCCGTGCGGCGTTACGTCACGCCGCCCGCGCGTTCAAACAGGTGGGTCAGTGGACAGTGTCATGGCCCAGTTTCCTGGCCCATTCGAGCAATTCGGGTTCGCCCAGGCCGGCGCCCAGCCAGTCGTGGTCGAGGCTGGCACCCGGAAGGGACGGTACGACCGCGACGTACAGCCCGGCAGCACGCGCCGAGGAGATGCCCGTGGCCGAGTCCTCGAAGGCGACGGAACGCTTCGGGGCCACCCCGAGTGCCTCGCATGCTGTGAGGTAGAGGTCCGGTGCGGGCTTGGGGGAACGTGCCTCGTCGGCGGCGAACGAGTGGGTGAAGTATTCGGCGAGACCGGCCGATCCCAGTGCTGTGTCCAGCAGTTCCCGGGGGCTGTTGCTGGCGACGGCTATGGGCACGGCTGCCCGACAGGCGCGTACCAGCTCCGCTGCCCCGGGGAGGGCGGCGGCGCCCCGGTCCAGCTCTTTGCGGACTCTTTCGAGGAGTTCGGCGGCGAGTTCGCCGCCGGCTCCGGACCGGCCGAAGTAGTCCGCCATGGCCTCCCCCGCGGCCTCCACGGTACGGCCGATGACCAGCGCTTTCTGTTCAGGACCGAAGGAATGGCCGTGCGCCGCGAAGATGGCTGTTTCCGCGACGGTCCAGCAGACTTCGGTGTTGACCAGCAGGCCGTCGCAGTCGAAGACAACGGCCTCCGCGCTGGTGGGGAGCGAGCTCATGTATGTGTCCCTTCATCTCGGGTGAGCCGGTTGCCTGTTCAGAGGCTGTCGGCGGGGTCGGCAGAGAAGCTCACATCAGCCTCATGACCAGGTCGTTGGTTTCCGAGGTTCGTCGCGGCGCTCAACCTGCGGTCCCATCGGGCCGATGCCGCACTCTCCGGGCGATGCCTCACTCTCCGAGCGCGAGGCGCAGACCGAAGGCGGCGATGACCGTACCCGTGATGCGGTCGAGACAGCGGCGCGCCGAGGGCCGTTGCAGGCGGTCTCGGAGCACGTGCGCGAGCGTGATCAGCGCGCAGGCCCAGACGACGGCCAGAAGGATGTGTACACCGGCCAGGAGCACACCCGAAGCGAGGTGCGATGCGTCGGCGGGGATGAACTGCGGGAGCACCGCGACATAGAAGGCGCCCATCTTCGGATTGAGGAGATTGGTCGCGATTCCTTGACGCCAGCCGCCGAGCAAGGTCCCGGCCCCGGTCTTGGCCTCGGCCCCGCTCCCGCTCGTCTTCGGGCACTCGTCCACCGAGTGGCGCCAGGTGGCCCACAGCAGCCTGCCACCCATCCACACCAGGTACGCGGCCCCGGCCAAGCGCAGTGTCTCGTATGCGAGGTGAGACGCGGTCAGCAGAGCGGTTACACCGAGCGAGGTGAGCACACCCCAGACCAGCGTGCCGCTCTGAATGCCGAGGACCACGCCCCAGGCACGACGACGGTGCCCGAGCGCGGCGGTGCGGAGGACGAGCGCGGTGTCCAGACCGGGAGTGAGGGTGAGAAGTCCCACCATCAGAGAGAAAGTCCCCAATGCGTCGATGGCGATCATGGACGATCACCATAAGTTGAGAGTCGTGGAACATCTACATTCCTGCCCGAAATCGGGCAGGAATTGGACTGTTCGCTCCTCGGGCATCGCGCATCGCACCCGGCCGTCCTCGGTCGGTGCGTGGCCCGTGGCCCCTCCTTGGCCGTGGCCCTGCCCGGGCGCACGACAGGGAGCTCAGGACGATGACGAACGCACCGAGCGGGGCCAGCACGGGCCGCTCCGCGGCGTCGACTCCACGTCCTCCAGCGAGATCACGCGCCTCGTTCGGGAGAGCGATTCGCACGTGCAGCCTGGCGGCGGCGACATCACCGCACCGCGGAAAGGTGGCATCGCCGCACCGCGGAAAGGGGTCAGTGTGTCCGGTCAGTCGTTGTGTCCTGGTCGCTGCCGGCCCAGGAGGCGAGGAAGCGCAGGCCCTCGTAGCTGGGGGTGTCGGGGGCGGCGGTCCAGATGACGAGTTGCTGGTCGGGGTCGGTGCTGGCGGTGAGGGTGTCCCAGTCGAGGGTCAGTTCTCCGGCGACCGGGTGGTACAGGGACTTGGTCCCCACGCTCAGGGTGGCAACGTCGTGGGCTGCCCACCATTTGCGGAAGTCGGAGTCCTGTACCGAGAGTTCCCCCACCAGCGAGGTGAGCCTGGGATCGTCGGGGCACTTGGCGGCTTCCATGCGCAGTTGGGCGACGCAGGTGCGGGCGACGGTCTTCCAGTCCACGTACAGCGTGCGCATCGCCGGTTCGGTGAATACCAGACGGATGTAGTTGCGTTTCTTTTCAGGAATCTCGCCGAAGTCGGTGATCATTGCCGCCGCGAGTGCATTCCAGGAGAGAATATCCATGCGTCGGCCCAGTACGATTCCGGGGGTCGCCGTCAGATCGTCCAGAAGCCGCTGCAACTGCGGCTGGACCTTTTGATGCGTGCGTCGAGGAGAACGGTTCGAGGGTTTTCCGGCCAGGCTGAAGAGGTATTCACGCTGGTCGTCACTCAGGTGCAGCACGCGGGCGAGCACCGTGAGCACCGGACCGGACGCCGGTACGCGACCCTGCTCCAGTCGTGTGTAGTAGTCGGTGCTGATGGCCGCGAGCTGCGCGACCTCCTCGCGCCGCAGCCCGGCCACGCGGCGGGCGCCGCCGGTGTCGGGCAGGCCGACGGCCCAGGGGCTGAGGTCCGCACGTCGGGCCTTGAGGAACTCTCCCAGCTCATTGCGGTGCGCGTTGCTGCTCATGTACTCCAGTGTCCCACCGGACGCTCGCCGGGAGAGGGGGAAGGTTTCTTCCCAGGATGTTTTCTTCCCAGGAAGAAACTCTCCTCTTTGCGGACGCGAGGCCGAGTGTCAGCATCGATGTCGTGACGGCAAACGGCCGGGGCCCGGTGCGGCCCCCCCTCCGTGGACCCGGCACCAACTCTTCTACGAAGGCACCCGCTGCCTCCTCTGCGAATTGCAGAAGGTGCGCGGTGCCCGGTATCACTGAGAATTCAAAGCTGGAGGAATTCATAGCTGTGCGGCACGTCGAGCTGAGGGCCCTGGACGTTTCCCGGATCGGTCTGGGAGCCATGGGTATGTCCGACTTCTACACGGGCGCCGGCACGGATGAGGCCGAGTCGATCCGCACCATCCACCGTGCCCTGGACCTGGGCGTGACCTTCTTGGACACCGCCGAGGTCTACGGCCCGTTCGTCAACGAGGAGCTGGTCGGCCGGGCGCTGAAGGGGCACCGGGACGAGGCGGTGCTGGCGACGAAGTTCGGCCTGGTCTCCCATGCGGACGGGGCAGCGACCCCGAACGTGGTCGATTCCTCACCCGCGAGCGTCCGCGCCGCGGTGGAGGGCTCGCTGAAGCGGCTGAGGACCGACCGCATCGATCTGTACTACCAGCACCGGGTCGACCCGGCCACGCCCATCGAGGAGACCGTGGGCGCGCTGGCGGAGCTGGTGGCCGAGGGCAAGGTCCGGTACATCGGACTGTCCGAGGCCGGGCCGGAGACGATCCGCCGGGCGCACGCCGTCCACCCGATCACCGCACTTCAGACGGAGTACTCGCTGTGGGAGCGGCAGGTCGAGGAAGAGATCCTGCCCCTGACGCGGGAGCTGGGTATCGGGTTCGTGCCGTACTCGCCGCTCGGCCACGGCTTCCTCACCGGGACCGTCCGCTCCGTCGAGAACCTGGACGCCAGTGACTTCCGCGCCGGAAATCCCCGGTTCACCGGTGAGAACTTCCAGCGGAATCTGCGTATCGCCGACGAGGTCGAGGCGGTGGCCGCCGAGGCCGGTGCCACCCCGGCCCAGGTCGCGCTGGCCTGGCTGCTGGCCCAGGGCGAGGACATCGCCCCCATCCCCGGCACCAAGCGCGTCAGCCGCGTCGAGGAGAACACCGCCGCCGACGGCATCGTCCTCGGCGCGGAGCAGCTTGCCAAGCTCGACAGCCTGCCGCCGACCGTCGGTGACCGCTTCCAGGAGGAGTACGGGCAGCTCATCGACCGCTGACCGCCCACAGACCGCAGCGTCCACGACCTCGTCTCGGGGCACGGCACGACGAGCAGTTTCGCCATGGCGGAAGAGCAGTCCGCAGCGCGGAAGTCCATCGGCCATATCGCCCGCCAGAGGCTCGCCGCAGGTCACCGGGTCGTGGCCGCCGCACTGCCGCTGTCTTTCCTCATTACGCGCGGCGGAGCCCCCGCCGCCGCACAACAGCCCGACAGGGCTCGACCCGATTCGGTTCAAGGAGTTTCCCGCATGGAATTCGTCAAGCCCCGGCCCACTGGCAAGGGCCCGGCCGAGTGGTTCACCGGCGACGTGTGGTTCGACGTGATTTACGCAGGCCAGGAGCCCTCGCGGCTGCGCACCAACATGGTCCGTTTCGCGCCCGGCGCCCACACCTACTGGCACCACCACGTCCTGGGCCAGACCCTGCACGTCGTCTCCGGTATCGCCCTGATCGGTACCCGTGACGGCACCGTCTTCGAGGCCCACCCCGGAGAGACCGTCACCTGCCCGCCGGACGAGGAGCACTGGCACGGCGCCACCCCCGAACGGTTCATGGAGCACCTCGCCATGTGGGAGGGCAGCGGTGACGACCGCCCGGAGACCACCTGGCTGGAGCAGGTGACCGACGAGCAGTACAACGGCCCGCGCACCCGCTCCCACTGATTCGCCCCCCAGGCAGACCGGGAACCCCACCGGGCCCCGGAACCCCCACGAGAAGAAGGAAGTCCCATGCGAGCGACCACGATTCACGGAGCCGGTGACATACGCGTCGAGGAAGTGCCGGACCCGAAGATCCAGCAGCCCACCGATGCGGTGGTGCGCGTGCTGCGCGCGTGCATATGCGGCAGCGACCTGTGGCCGTACGGATCCATGTCCGCTTCCGCGCACGGCGAGCGGATCGGCCACGAATTCCTCGGCGTCGTCGAGGAGACCGGCTCGGACGTCTCCGGGCTGAAGCGGGGCGACGTCGTGGTGGCGCCGTTCGTCTGGTCCGACAACACCTGCGACTTCTGCCGCGAGGGCCTCCAGACCTCCTGCCGCCACGGCGGGATGTGGGCTGTCGACGGCGTCGACGGCGGCCAGGGCGAAGCGGTCCGCGTCCCGCAGGCCGCGGGCACGTTGGTCAAGCTGCCCGTTGGCGAGGACACCGCGCTGCTGCCCTCCTTGCTGACGCTCTCCGACGTGTTCCCCACGGGCCACCACTGCGCCGTCACGGCCGGGGTGAACCCTCGTACGACGGTGACGGTGATCGGTGACGGGGCCGTCGGCCTCTCAGCCGTACTGGCCGCCCGGCGGCTCGGCGCGGAGCGGATCATCCTGATGGGCCGTCACAAGGAACGCACCGACCTGGGCCGGGACTTCGGCGCCACAGACGTGGTCGCCGAACGTGGCGAGGAGGGCGTCGAGAAGGTTCGCGAACTGACCGGCGGCGACGGGACCCACACCGTTCTGGAGTGCGTGGGGCTCACGCCGGCGATGGACACCGCCTTCGGTGTCGTACGAGACGGTGGCGTCGTCAGCAGGGTCGGCGCTCCGCAGTACGAGCAGGTCTCGGCGGGCTTCGGCGTCTTCTTCCGCAACGTCACCCTCACCGGCGGCGTCGCTCCCGCCCGCGCCTACGTCGAGGAACTCCTCCCCGACGTGCTGGAGGGGCGCATCGACCCGGGCCGTGTCTTCGACCGCACCGTCGGCCTCGACGGCGTGCCCGACGGTTACCGGGCGATGGCCGACCGCGAGGCCCTGAAGGTCCTCGTCACGCCCTGAACCACCGCATGAGAGGCGGGCGGTGACGACGGATCTTCGCTGTCACCGCCCGCCCCCGCCGCGCGCTACGAAGAGAGATCTACACATGACCGGCAGCATGACGGCACTGTTCGGCGGGACCGGACCGTACTGGGAGATGCGGCAGGTGCCGGTGCCCGGGCCCGGGCCCGGGCCCGGGCCCGGGCAGGTTCTGGTCCGTGCCCGGGCGGTGGCGCTGAACAACGCCGACATCGTGATGCTCGACCAGGCCGACCCGACAGCGGCCGGTACCGGTAAGGAGTTCCAGGCCGGGTTCGAGTTCGCCGGTGAGGTCGTCGCTGTCGGTGAGGGCGTGCCCTGGCCGGCACCGACCCCGACGCCCCCGACCTGACGAGCCTGGTGGGCGAACTGCTGCTCAAGAGCCCGGACTTCGCCGGACTGTGGGAGCGGTACGAGGTCACCGGCCGCAAGCACGCGACCAAGACCTTCCAGCACCCCCAGGTCGGGAAGATCACCCTCGGCTTCCAGGCCATGGACCTGGAGGGCACCCCCGGTCAGCGCCTCGGCGTCCACACGACCGAGCCCGGCATCCCCGACCACGACGCCATGCTCCTGCTCGACATGACCGCGGACCAGGCCGAGCCGACACCCTCCAGCGAGCGGCATCAGTAGCCCGCCGGTGCGCCGCGCAGGCTGGTGGGCACAGCGCTGCCCGCTCTGTGCCGCACTGATCTGCTGCAAGAAGCTCACCGAACGAGACGCACGAAGGCTCCTGGCGACGCAGCCGCCGGCACGCTGTGGCGCTCGCCGCACCGCCAGGAGCACGGGGCTTCTCAGCGCTCGCTGTCGAGCTCGGCCATGAGCGGGGCCGGGTAGCGCTCGCCGCGCACCGCGCCGCGGGGCACCAGGGCCGCGATCCGAGCGAGATCGTCATCGGTCAGTGAGAGGCGGGTGCTGTCGACCATTGTCTCGACCTGCTCAGGCCGTCGCGCGCCGAGCACCGGCACCACATCGTCACCCTGTGCCGCGACCCAGGCCACGGCCAGTTGTGCGACGGTGGCGTCCTTCTCGGCCGCGAACTTCTGCAAGCCGGCGACGAGGGCGGCGTTGTGATCGAGGTTGGCGCCCTGGAAGCGCGGAAAGACCGTCCTTTTTCCCTCCATCGACCCGCTGCCACCGATCAGGCCGCTCGACAGCACGCCGTAGGCGGTGATGCCGATGCCCAGCTCGCGGCAGACGGGCAGGATCTCGTCCTCGACGTCACGGCTCAGCAGCGAGTACTCGATCTGCACGTCCGAGATCGGCGCGACCGCTGCGGCCCGGCGGATCGTGTCCGCTCCCACCTCGCTCAGGCCGATGTGGCGCACGTAGCCCTTCTCGACCATCTCCGCGATCGCGCCGACGGTCTCTTCGATCGGCACGGTGGGGTCGAGGCGGGCGGGCCGGTAGATGTCGAGATGGTCGACACCGAGACGCTGTAGCGAGTAGCCCAGGAAGTTGTGGACCGATTCGGGGCGGCCGTCGTTCCCGCCCAGCTTGCCGCCTGGTCCGCGCAGGGCGCCGAACTTGACCGAGAGGACGACGTCCTCCGGGTCGCGGCTGCTCAGCGCCTGCCGGATCAGCCATTCGTTGTGGCCGGAGCCGTAGAAGTCACCGGTGTCGAGCAGGGTGCCACCGGCATTGAGGTAGGCGTGGATGGTGCGCACGCCCTGTTCGTCGTCGGCGGGGCCGTACGCGCCGGACAGGCCCATGCACCCCAGTGCGGGTGAGGTGACGGTGGGACCTGTGCTGCCGAGGCGATGGGACTGAAGTTCGGATGTCATGCCGTCACCGTGGGCCGTCGCCGGCGCCGGCACCAGGGTCGGCTCATCCAGGGACAAGGTGTCCCTGGCAGGCCGACGCGAGGCGGCCGACAATGGGAAACATGACCGACCGTGCAGGACTCGCCGACTTCCTCCGCCGCCGCCGCGAACTCCTGCGCCCGGCCGACGTCGGGCTGCCCGAAGGGATGCGGCGCCGTGCGGCCGGTCTGCGCCGTGAGGAGGTGGCCCAACTGGCCGGTATGTCCAGCGACTACTACGCCCGGATCGAACAGCGCCGGGGACCGCACCCCTCCGAATCGATCGTGTCGGCGCTGGCCATCGCCTTGCGCTGCGACCTGGACGAACGCGACCACATGTTCCATCTGGCCGGGCTGACCCCACCGTCGCGGCGCGCGGGCAGGCACATCCGTCCGGGCCTCATCAGCCTGGCCGACCGCCTCACCGACGTACCGGTGTGCATCTGCACGGACGTGGACGAGGCGCTCTGGCAGAACAGGCTCGCCGACTGTGTGCTGGGGCCGATGCCCCCCAGAGCCGGCCGTTCGCGCAATTTCTGCTGGCGCTGGTTCACCGACCCCGCTGTGCGGGGGCGCTGCCCGGAGGAGGACTGGCCGCGTCATTCGACCGCGCACGTCAGAGATCTGCGGGCGACGTACTCTCGACGGGGTGCCGATCCGGACGTGGCGGCCCTGGTGCACGATCTGAACGAAAGCAGTGCCGAGTTCCGTGCGCTGTGGGAGAAGCACGAGGTCTCGGTGCGCCGTTCCGACCGCAAGAGCGTGTTGCACCCCGAGGTGGGGGTGCTGCACCTGAATTGCGAGGTGCTGTTGACCCCGGAGGACGACCTCAA
This sequence is a window from Streptomyces sp. NBC_01775. Protein-coding genes within it:
- a CDS encoding arsenate reductase family protein, which produces MEIWINPACSKCQSALSLLDEEDAQYTVRYYLEDPPTAEELDAVLRRLTLEPWDITRTGEPAAAELGLAGWTRDPADRIRWIEALAAHPELIQRPIITADDGTAVLGRSPESVRSVLPQPGMPPEPTMDR
- a CDS encoding HAD family hydrolase; this encodes MSSLPTSAEAVVFDCDGLLVNTEVCWTVAETAIFAAHGHSFGPEQKALVIGRTVEAAGEAMADYFGRSGAGGELAAELLERVRKELDRGAAALPGAAELVRACRAAVPIAVASNSPRELLDTALGSAGLAEYFTHSFAADEARSPKPAPDLYLTACEALGVAPKRSVAFEDSATGISSARAAGLYVAVVPSLPGASLDHDWLGAGLGEPELLEWARKLGHDTVH
- a CDS encoding LysE family translocator, with product MIAIDALGTFSLMVGLLTLTPGLDTALVLRTAALGHRRRAWGVVLGIQSGTLVWGVLTSLGVTALLTASHLAYETLRLAGAAYLVWMGGRLLWATWRHSVDECPKTSGSGAEAKTGAGTLLGGWRQGIATNLLNPKMGAFYVAVLPQFIPADASHLASGVLLAGVHILLAVVWACALITLAHVLRDRLQRPSARRCLDRITGTVIAAFGLRLALGE
- a CDS encoding helix-turn-helix transcriptional regulator, translating into MSSNAHRNELGEFLKARRADLSPWAVGLPDTGGARRVAGLRREEVAQLAAISTDYYTRLEQGRVPASGPVLTVLARVLHLSDDQREYLFSLAGKPSNRSPRRTHQKVQPQLQRLLDDLTATPGIVLGRRMDILSWNALAAAMITDFGEIPEKKRNYIRLVFTEPAMRTLYVDWKTVARTCVAQLRMEAAKCPDDPRLTSLVGELSVQDSDFRKWWAAHDVATLSVGTKSLYHPVAGELTLDWDTLTASTDPDQQLVIWTAAPDTPSYEGLRFLASWAGSDQDTTTDRTH
- a CDS encoding aldo/keto reductase, with the protein product MRHVELRALDVSRIGLGAMGMSDFYTGAGTDEAESIRTIHRALDLGVTFLDTAEVYGPFVNEELVGRALKGHRDEAVLATKFGLVSHADGAATPNVVDSSPASVRAAVEGSLKRLRTDRIDLYYQHRVDPATPIEETVGALAELVAEGKVRYIGLSEAGPETIRRAHAVHPITALQTEYSLWERQVEEEILPLTRELGIGFVPYSPLGHGFLTGTVRSVENLDASDFRAGNPRFTGENFQRNLRIADEVEAVAAEAGATPAQVALAWLLAQGEDIAPIPGTKRVSRVEENTAADGIVLGAEQLAKLDSLPPTVGDRFQEEYGQLIDR
- a CDS encoding (R)-mandelonitrile lyase codes for the protein MEFVKPRPTGKGPAEWFTGDVWFDVIYAGQEPSRLRTNMVRFAPGAHTYWHHHVLGQTLHVVSGIALIGTRDGTVFEAHPGETVTCPPDEEHWHGATPERFMEHLAMWEGSGDDRPETTWLEQVTDEQYNGPRTRSH
- a CDS encoding zinc-dependent alcohol dehydrogenase family protein, yielding MRATTIHGAGDIRVEEVPDPKIQQPTDAVVRVLRACICGSDLWPYGSMSASAHGERIGHEFLGVVEETGSDVSGLKRGDVVVAPFVWSDNTCDFCREGLQTSCRHGGMWAVDGVDGGQGEAVRVPQAAGTLVKLPVGEDTALLPSLLTLSDVFPTGHHCAVTAGVNPRTTVTVIGDGAVGLSAVLAARRLGAERIILMGRHKERTDLGRDFGATDVVAERGEEGVEKVRELTGGDGTHTVLECVGLTPAMDTAFGVVRDGGVVSRVGAPQYEQVSAGFGVFFRNVTLTGGVAPARAYVEELLPDVLEGRIDPGRVFDRTVGLDGVPDGYRAMADREALKVLVTP
- a CDS encoding aldo/keto reductase; its protein translation is MTSELQSHRLGSTGPTVTSPALGCMGLSGAYGPADDEQGVRTIHAYLNAGGTLLDTGDFYGSGHNEWLIRQALSSRDPEDVVLSVKFGALRGPGGKLGGNDGRPESVHNFLGYSLQRLGVDHLDIYRPARLDPTVPIEETVGAIAEMVEKGYVRHIGLSEVGADTIRRAAAVAPISDVQIEYSLLSRDVEDEILPVCRELGIGITAYGVLSSGLIGGSGSMEGKRTVFPRFQGANLDHNAALVAGLQKFAAEKDATVAQLAVAWVAAQGDDVVPVLGARRPEQVETMVDSTRLSLTDDDLARIAALVPRGAVRGERYPAPLMAELDSER
- a CDS encoding helix-turn-helix transcriptional regulator yields the protein MTDRAGLADFLRRRRELLRPADVGLPEGMRRRAAGLRREEVAQLAGMSSDYYARIEQRRGPHPSESIVSALAIALRCDLDERDHMFHLAGLTPPSRRAGRHIRPGLISLADRLTDVPVCICTDVDEALWQNRLADCVLGPMPPRAGRSRNFCWRWFTDPAVRGRCPEEDWPRHSTAHVRDLRATYSRRGADPDVAALVHDLNESSAEFRALWEKHEVSVRRSDRKSVLHPEVGVLHLNCEVLLTPEDDLKVLALFPAEGTDARDKLELLRVIGSEDFQSAT